From Granulicella sp. WH15, the proteins below share one genomic window:
- a CDS encoding queuosine precursor transporter, which translates to MSAAPPNARPTPAEPLPQRRFLYLDALTTAFVVILLVSNLIAQKVCQIGPFPVSGAILLFPITYIFGDIFTEVYGYAASRRAIWLGFFGTALLYGVAATVIALPAAPGWPNQQAFATVFGIIPRILVASLISFWAGEFANSYTMARLKLLTRGRMLWTRTVGSTVVGQAVDTSLVIVLTFAGSVPLSTLPKMILVGYGLKVGYEVLATPLTYLVVNALKRAEHSDAFDDHVNFNPFAFARRNE; encoded by the coding sequence ATGTCCGCAGCGCCACCGAACGCCCGCCCCACGCCCGCCGAACCCCTGCCGCAGCGCCGTTTTCTCTACCTCGACGCCCTCACAACCGCCTTCGTCGTCATCCTCCTGGTCTCCAACCTCATCGCCCAGAAGGTCTGCCAGATCGGCCCGTTTCCCGTCTCCGGCGCCATCCTGCTCTTTCCCATCACCTACATCTTCGGAGACATCTTCACCGAGGTCTACGGCTACGCTGCCTCGCGCCGCGCCATCTGGCTGGGCTTCTTCGGCACTGCCCTGCTCTACGGAGTGGCGGCCACTGTCATCGCCCTGCCTGCTGCTCCCGGCTGGCCCAACCAGCAGGCCTTCGCCACCGTCTTCGGCATCATCCCGCGCATCCTGGTGGCGTCACTCATCTCCTTCTGGGCCGGGGAGTTCGCTAACTCCTACACCATGGCCCGGCTCAAGCTGCTCACCCGAGGCCGTATGCTCTGGACCCGCACCGTCGGGTCCACCGTGGTCGGTCAGGCCGTCGATACCAGCCTGGTGATCGTCCTTACCTTCGCGGGCTCCGTGCCGCTCAGCACGCTGCCAAAGATGATCCTCGTCGGCTACGGCCTCAAGGTCGGGTACGAGGTGCTGGCCACGCCGCTTACCTATCTGGTGGTCAACGCGCTCAAACGCGCCGAGCACTCCGACGCCTTTGACGATCATGTGAACTTCAATCCGTTCGCCTTCGCCCGAAGAAACGAGTAA
- a CDS encoding efflux RND transporter permease subunit gives MTYLSAPFIRRPVATTLLSVAVMLAGALAYFFLPVASLPQTEFPTISVQAALPGASPSVMASSIATPLERQFGRIAGITEMTSASTTGGTTINLQFDLNRDLNGAARDVQAAINAARSQLPTNLPSAPFYRKVNPTDPSILILVIESDTVPLREIYDIADSTISQKIAQVPGVGQVSLNGSSKPAVRVEANPLALSAYRLGFERLRSVLAGASVSKPKGRLLEDDRVWSISATDQLDRADQYAPLILGMSHGSAVRVRDVATVLDSVEDTRTGGFVNGHPAIQIVVNKTPGANAIATVDAILALLPTLRASLPPTIRLYSMMDRTTTIRASIHDITITLALSIVLVVLVVFAFLREGRSTLIPSISVPLSLLGTFAVMKLVGFTLDNLSLMAITIATGFVVDDAIVVIENVDRHLQAGLSPTQAAIKGSSEVGFTVIAMSISLVAAFIPMLLMGGIVGRLFREFSMVLSIAIAFSLAVSLFVTPMLCSVLLEPHSTRRHGPFYRFGDRILNRLEAAYAAGVRVVLRHQPIVLAVAILTCALTVFLYTRISKGFFPQQDTGRLFGQIRGAQDISFDDLGAKTRLVQEIVAKDDAVGNQSSFFGLNPNTPAPNVSSLFLVLKGIEERHHLSSMQVLKRLQPQFNKVIGVQVVLVPQQELNIGARSSASQFQYTLTSESLEMLNQWGPRVTAKMKQIGGIRDVISDQVNAGLTLQLDVDRDTASRFGITADQVDQTLYDAFGQRQVSIIYGPTNQYHVVVETAPQYQQDTDSLSKIYVHGTGSALVPLSAFSRFTTIKTPLVVNHQGQYPAVTISFNLAPGFALGDVAPVIESAMQDIGLPQIVHHAFAGTAQAFQSSLKSQPLLIALALVTIYLVLGMLYESLIHPLTILATLPSAGVGALLALMVTGNDFSVIALIGVVLLIGIVQKNSIMLIDFALNAERSEGKSPEQAIYEACRLRFRPILMTTMTAILGALPLALGNGVGFELRRPLGISIVGGLSVSLLLTLYTTPVLYLYFTHLSRILSGTKPHATLVIQPE, from the coding sequence GTGACGTACCTCTCCGCGCCTTTTATCCGTCGGCCCGTCGCAACCACACTGCTCTCCGTCGCAGTCATGCTAGCTGGGGCGCTTGCCTACTTCTTCCTGCCCGTCGCATCCCTGCCGCAGACCGAGTTTCCGACCATCTCCGTCCAGGCCGCACTCCCCGGAGCCAGCCCTTCCGTCATGGCCTCCTCAATTGCCACTCCGCTCGAGCGCCAGTTCGGCCGCATCGCCGGTATTACCGAGATGACCTCCGCCAGCACCACCGGCGGCACCACCATCAACCTCCAGTTCGACCTGAACCGCGACCTCAACGGAGCCGCCCGCGACGTCCAGGCCGCCATCAACGCCGCCCGCTCGCAGCTCCCCACCAACCTGCCCAGCGCGCCCTTCTACCGCAAGGTCAACCCGACCGACCCCTCCATCCTCATCCTCGTCATCGAGTCCGACACCGTCCCACTGCGAGAGATCTACGACATCGCCGACTCGACCATCTCGCAGAAGATCGCGCAGGTCCCCGGCGTCGGCCAGGTCTCACTCAACGGCTCCTCCAAGCCCGCCGTCCGCGTCGAGGCCAACCCGCTTGCACTCAGCGCCTACCGCCTCGGCTTCGAGCGACTCCGCTCCGTCCTTGCCGGGGCCAGCGTCAGCAAGCCCAAAGGCCGCCTGCTCGAAGACGACCGCGTCTGGAGCATCTCCGCCACCGATCAGCTCGATCGCGCCGACCAGTACGCCCCGCTCATCCTGGGCATGAGCCACGGCTCTGCCGTCCGCGTCCGCGACGTCGCCACCGTCCTCGATTCGGTCGAGGACACCCGCACCGGCGGCTTCGTCAACGGTCACCCGGCCATCCAGATCGTCGTCAACAAGACCCCCGGTGCTAACGCCATCGCCACCGTCGACGCCATCCTGGCTCTGCTTCCGACCCTGCGCGCCAGTCTGCCCCCCACCATCCGGCTTTACTCCATGATGGACCGCACCACCACCATCCGCGCCTCCATCCACGACATCACCATCACGCTGGCGCTCTCCATCGTGCTGGTGGTGCTGGTCGTCTTCGCCTTCCTGCGCGAGGGCCGTTCCACCCTCATCCCATCCATCTCGGTGCCGCTCTCGCTGCTCGGCACCTTCGCTGTGATGAAGCTCGTCGGCTTCACCCTCGACAACCTCTCGCTGATGGCGATCACCATCGCCACCGGCTTCGTCGTCGACGACGCCATCGTCGTCATCGAGAACGTAGACCGCCACCTCCAGGCCGGTCTCTCGCCCACGCAGGCGGCCATCAAAGGCTCCAGCGAGGTCGGCTTCACCGTCATCGCCATGAGCATCTCGCTCGTCGCGGCTTTCATCCCCATGCTGCTGATGGGCGGCATCGTCGGCCGCCTCTTCCGCGAGTTCTCGATGGTCCTCTCCATCGCCATCGCCTTCTCGCTCGCGGTCTCCCTCTTCGTCACGCCGATGCTGTGTTCGGTGCTGCTCGAACCCCATAGCACCCGCCGCCACGGCCCCTTCTACCGCTTCGGCGACCGCATCCTCAACCGCCTCGAAGCCGCCTACGCCGCCGGTGTGCGCGTCGTTCTGCGCCATCAACCCATCGTGCTGGCGGTGGCCATCCTTACCTGCGCTCTGACGGTCTTTCTCTACACCCGCATCTCCAAAGGCTTCTTCCCGCAACAGGACACAGGACGCCTCTTTGGCCAGATCCGCGGCGCGCAGGATATCTCTTTCGACGACCTCGGTGCGAAGACCAGGCTGGTCCAGGAGATCGTCGCCAAGGACGACGCAGTAGGGAACCAAAGCTCTTTCTTCGGCCTGAACCCCAACACGCCCGCGCCCAACGTCTCTAGCCTCTTCCTCGTGCTCAAGGGCATCGAAGAGCGTCACCACCTCTCGTCGATGCAGGTGCTCAAGCGCCTCCAGCCACAGTTCAACAAGGTCATCGGAGTACAGGTCGTCCTCGTCCCACAGCAGGAGCTGAACATCGGCGCACGCAGCTCAGCCTCGCAGTTCCAGTACACGCTCACGTCCGAGAGTCTCGAGATGCTGAACCAGTGGGGGCCGCGCGTCACAGCGAAGATGAAGCAGATTGGCGGCATCCGCGACGTCATCAGCGATCAGGTGAACGCCGGGTTAACCCTTCAACTCGACGTGGACCGCGACACCGCCAGCCGCTTCGGCATCACCGCCGATCAGGTGGACCAGACCCTCTACGACGCCTTCGGCCAGCGCCAGGTCTCCATTATCTACGGCCCCACCAACCAGTACCACGTCGTCGTCGAGACCGCCCCGCAGTACCAGCAGGACACCGACTCGCTCTCGAAGATCTACGTCCACGGCACCGGCTCGGCGCTGGTTCCGCTCTCGGCCTTCAGCCGCTTCACCACCATCAAGACGCCGCTCGTCGTCAACCACCAGGGCCAGTATCCAGCCGTCACCATCTCGTTCAACCTAGCGCCCGGCTTCGCTCTCGGCGACGTCGCTCCCGTCATCGAGTCGGCCATGCAGGACATCGGCCTGCCCCAGATCGTGCACCACGCCTTCGCCGGAACCGCGCAGGCCTTCCAGTCATCGCTCAAGTCGCAGCCGCTGCTCATCGCGCTGGCGCTGGTCACCATCTACCTCGTCCTGGGGATGCTCTACGAGAGCCTCATCCACCCGCTCACCATCCTGGCCACGCTGCCGTCTGCGGGCGTAGGCGCACTGCTCGCACTCATGGTCACGGGCAACGACTTCAGCGTCATCGCGCTGATCGGCGTGGTGCTGCTCATCGGCATCGTGCAGAAGAACTCCATCATGCTCATCGACTTCGCCCTGAACGCCGAGCGCAGTGAAGGGAAGTCGCCCGAGCAAGCGATTTATGAGGCCTGCCGACTCCGCTTCCGCCCCATCCTGATGACTACGATGACAGCGATTCTAGGCGCTCTGCCGCTGGCCCTCGGCAATGGCGTAGGCTTCGAGCTGCGCCGCCCGCTCGGCATCAGCATCGTCGGCGGTCTGTCAGTCTCGCTACTGCTTACGCTGTATACAACACCGGTGCTCTATCTCTACTTCACCCATCTGAGCCGCATCCTCTCGGGCACTAAGCCGCACGCAACCCTCGTCATCCAGCCCGAGTAG
- a CDS encoding PIG-L family deacetylase: protein MGKFGFRRRDWVVAVALGLGVVPAWGQAGIKVDPTGLSGEQVRVLGGYVPLPINQGAAALEQLLPKLRTRASLMLIVAHPDDEDSGMLTYESRGQGARVGMLTLNRGEGGQNVMSADFNDALGLIRTQELLAEGRYTGVDQMFGTVVDFGFSKTKEETLAQWGYDRVLYDAVRAVRLYRPLVVASVFVGGVTDGHGHHQVAGQMAQEVFTAAADPKVFPEMGLAPWAPVKVYARVPFARVTKEGMFDYATGKIAPTRFYNYVTKKWTTDLPVENVVVHEGEMSPALGMTYLQFARRGLALQKTQMGDMRSAPGGAFDVGYTRYGSRIPVKDEEKSFFDGIDVTLAGIAALAPSDTGALKAALVGIDGDAAKAAAAFSKAAPEKSAPGLSEGLKALDGLIGSVEKSALPAAEKENVLHELRVKRVQFNDALALALGVTAEASVEQTRDVLPGSQVQVALKVSGGAKVEDAWLSGSFAGAGQPVRFTFAGATGRAALKVPEDAAGTRPYFSRPNMEQAVYDLSDMSLRNAAMTPYPMTATVHFAYGGALVEVKTVVSSSVPTMPEKVVPAVSVAMSPAAGIIPLGEKRFTLTTRVAGTTGDIEGTVRLELPSGWASEPAVAKVSLAEGKEVSVPFVVTPMKLEAGKEYTLTAVAEAGGKTYREGYRSVGYGELVRTNLYRPAVYRAQGVDVKVAPGLRVGYLAGTGDAVAASLENLGVKVTMLSVADVVAGKLAGYDAVVLGVRAYAAHPELRGAGSAGLLAFAKDGGTVIVQYVTGGFDAATAPYPMALGTEEKVVVETDPMTLLKPASTVLAWPNRLGPADFKGWVEEWGHGFMGTWDAKYEAPLEVHDPDQDPQRGGLLVARTGQGTWVYCALALYRQLPEGVPGAYRLFANLLSLGKAPAGQ from the coding sequence ATGGGAAAGTTTGGGTTTCGCAGGCGTGATTGGGTGGTCGCGGTCGCTCTGGGTTTGGGTGTCGTTCCCGCATGGGGGCAGGCAGGTATAAAGGTTGACCCGACAGGGCTAAGCGGCGAGCAGGTGCGGGTCTTGGGCGGGTATGTGCCGCTGCCGATCAACCAGGGCGCGGCGGCGCTCGAGCAGTTACTGCCCAAGCTGCGGACGCGGGCCAGCCTGATGCTGATCGTCGCGCACCCGGACGATGAGGACAGCGGGATGCTGACGTACGAATCGCGTGGGCAGGGCGCGCGGGTGGGGATGCTGACGCTGAACCGCGGCGAGGGCGGCCAGAATGTAATGTCGGCCGACTTCAACGACGCGCTGGGGCTGATCCGCACGCAGGAGCTGCTGGCGGAGGGGCGATATACGGGCGTCGACCAGATGTTCGGCACGGTGGTGGACTTCGGCTTTTCGAAGACGAAGGAGGAGACGCTGGCGCAGTGGGGGTACGACCGCGTGCTCTACGACGCGGTGCGGGCGGTGCGGCTCTACAGGCCGCTGGTAGTCGCGAGCGTCTTCGTGGGCGGCGTGACGGACGGGCATGGTCACCACCAGGTGGCTGGGCAGATGGCGCAGGAAGTCTTTACGGCGGCGGCTGATCCGAAGGTCTTTCCCGAGATGGGGCTGGCACCGTGGGCTCCGGTGAAGGTGTATGCGCGGGTGCCGTTTGCGCGGGTGACCAAAGAGGGGATGTTCGACTATGCGACGGGCAAGATAGCTCCGACGCGGTTCTACAACTACGTGACGAAGAAGTGGACGACCGACCTGCCGGTGGAGAACGTCGTCGTACACGAGGGCGAGATGAGCCCGGCGTTGGGGATGACGTATCTCCAGTTTGCGCGACGGGGGCTGGCGCTCCAGAAGACGCAGATGGGGGATATGCGTTCGGCTCCGGGTGGGGCATTCGATGTGGGGTATACGCGGTATGGATCGCGAATTCCGGTGAAGGATGAGGAGAAGAGCTTCTTCGATGGAATCGACGTGACGCTGGCGGGGATCGCGGCGCTGGCTCCTTCGGATACGGGTGCGCTGAAGGCGGCGCTGGTGGGGATTGATGGGGATGCGGCTAAGGCGGCTGCGGCGTTCTCCAAGGCGGCTCCGGAGAAGAGTGCGCCGGGGCTGAGCGAGGGGTTGAAGGCGCTGGATGGGCTGATCGGCTCGGTGGAGAAGAGTGCTCTGCCAGCAGCGGAGAAGGAGAATGTACTGCACGAGCTGCGGGTGAAGCGGGTGCAGTTCAATGATGCGCTGGCGCTGGCTTTGGGAGTGACGGCGGAAGCTTCGGTCGAGCAGACGCGGGACGTGTTGCCGGGGAGTCAGGTGCAGGTCGCGCTGAAGGTCAGTGGGGGGGCGAAGGTTGAGGATGCGTGGCTGTCGGGGAGCTTCGCGGGCGCAGGGCAGCCGGTGCGGTTTACCTTTGCGGGAGCTACCGGCAGGGCTGCACTAAAGGTGCCGGAGGATGCAGCCGGGACGCGGCCCTACTTCTCGCGGCCCAACATGGAGCAGGCGGTTTATGACCTGTCGGATATGTCGCTGCGGAACGCGGCGATGACGCCGTATCCGATGACGGCAACGGTTCACTTCGCCTATGGCGGCGCGTTGGTTGAGGTGAAGACGGTGGTCTCCAGCTCTGTGCCGACGATGCCCGAGAAGGTCGTTCCGGCGGTCTCGGTGGCAATGTCTCCGGCGGCGGGGATCATTCCGCTGGGGGAGAAGAGGTTTACTCTGACGACGCGGGTGGCTGGCACCACGGGCGACATAGAGGGCACGGTTCGGCTGGAGCTACCCTCGGGCTGGGCGTCGGAGCCAGCGGTGGCGAAGGTCTCGCTGGCCGAGGGCAAGGAGGTTTCGGTGCCCTTTGTGGTGACTCCGATGAAGCTGGAGGCGGGTAAGGAGTACACCCTGACGGCGGTGGCCGAGGCGGGCGGCAAGACCTACCGCGAGGGCTATCGCAGCGTCGGCTATGGGGAGCTGGTGCGGACGAACCTATACCGGCCAGCCGTCTACCGTGCGCAGGGCGTGGATGTGAAGGTGGCTCCGGGGCTGCGGGTGGGCTACCTGGCCGGAACCGGCGATGCGGTGGCGGCGTCGCTCGAGAACCTGGGAGTGAAGGTAACGATGCTCTCCGTCGCCGACGTGGTTGCGGGCAAGCTGGCCGGGTACGATGCCGTGGTGCTCGGTGTGCGGGCGTACGCGGCGCACCCGGAGCTGCGCGGGGCGGGCAGTGCGGGGCTGTTGGCGTTTGCAAAGGACGGCGGCACGGTGATTGTGCAGTACGTGACGGGCGGTTTCGATGCCGCGACCGCTCCGTATCCGATGGCTCTGGGGACGGAAGAGAAGGTGGTGGTCGAGACCGATCCGATGACTCTGCTGAAGCCCGCGAGCACGGTGCTGGCGTGGCCGAACCGGCTCGGACCGGCGGACTTCAAGGGCTGGGTAGAGGAGTGGGGCCACGGCTTTATGGGGACGTGGGATGCGAAGTACGAGGCTCCGCTCGAGGTCCACGACCCGGACCAGGACCCGCAGCGCGGCGGACTACTGGTGGCCCGGACGGGTCAGGGAACGTGGGTGTACTGTGCGCTGGCGCTTTACCGGCAACTGCCCGAGGGTGTGCCCGGCGCGTACCGGCTATTTGCGAACCTGTTGAGCCTGGGCAAGGCTCCCGCAGGACAATAA
- a CDS encoding fumarylacetoacetate hydrolase family protein, with protein sequence MGGMMIELSGAREAELIEAANLLLDARRTKEVLADLPVNLQPTTLEEAYFVQDTMAEAYGEVGGWKVGSPTADGVPIFAPMPTNWIAASESLLKGYRYRGLEAEIAFLLGEDLPARATPYTREEVEAAIESCHPAIEVLDSGLADPNKAVRMSMLADIQIHGGFVYGPAYPDWQSVDFKQEHVTLAVDGVVRVERTGSNTAGDLKRLLPWLANEAAARTGGLKAGQWITTGSWTGVTQAEAGSSVDVRFSTVGRVMLQFE encoded by the coding sequence ATGGGAGGCATGATGATCGAGTTGAGTGGAGCGCGTGAGGCGGAGTTGATCGAGGCAGCGAATCTGCTGCTGGATGCACGACGGACGAAGGAGGTCCTCGCCGACCTTCCGGTGAACCTGCAACCAACCACGCTCGAGGAGGCTTACTTCGTGCAGGATACGATGGCCGAAGCCTATGGCGAAGTGGGCGGATGGAAGGTGGGCTCGCCCACAGCGGACGGCGTGCCGATCTTCGCGCCGATGCCGACGAACTGGATCGCCGCGAGTGAAAGCCTGCTGAAGGGATATCGGTATCGCGGGCTGGAAGCGGAGATCGCCTTTCTGCTGGGCGAGGATCTGCCCGCGCGGGCCACGCCGTACACACGCGAGGAAGTCGAGGCGGCGATTGAGAGCTGCCACCCGGCCATTGAGGTTCTGGACTCCGGACTGGCCGATCCGAACAAGGCGGTACGGATGTCGATGCTGGCCGATATCCAGATTCACGGCGGGTTTGTGTATGGTCCGGCGTATCCGGACTGGCAGTCGGTCGACTTCAAGCAGGAGCATGTGACGCTGGCTGTGGATGGGGTCGTGCGGGTAGAGCGCACTGGATCAAATACAGCGGGCGACCTGAAGCGGCTGCTGCCCTGGCTGGCCAACGAGGCCGCCGCACGCACGGGCGGGCTGAAGGCTGGGCAGTGGATCACGACCGGAAGCTGGACGGGCGTCACCCAGGCCGAGGCTGGGTCAAGCGTGGATGTGCGCTTCTCCACCGTGGGCCGGGTGATGCTCCAGTTCGAGTAG
- the ligD gene encoding non-homologous end-joining DNA ligase, which produces MAKAPVRLTHPDKVLDEASGLTKQGLADYYWAVSEKMLPHLKGRAISLVRVPDGIGEPQFYQKHKTAMMPDGFDSVAVPDKKTGTVEEYIAANTREAIASLAQMSVMEVHPWGSLAKNLERADRLIFDLDPDEALSWVELAGAAEDAKERLEALGLRSFVKTTGGKGLHVVVPIVAEMEWPEVKDFCHRLVLEMERGNPELYLTKMTKAARVGKIYLDYLRNERGATAVAPYSPRARAYVGVAMPLDWSELKVKERPVYRVGGFAEWRGRLVEDAWEEFFAVKQRVSPKARKALGMQA; this is translated from the coding sequence ATGGCAAAGGCTCCAGTGCGGCTGACGCATCCGGATAAGGTGCTGGACGAGGCGTCGGGCCTGACAAAGCAGGGGCTGGCCGACTACTACTGGGCCGTGTCCGAGAAGATGCTGCCGCACCTGAAGGGGCGGGCGATCAGCCTGGTGCGGGTGCCGGATGGGATCGGCGAGCCGCAGTTTTATCAGAAGCATAAGACCGCGATGATGCCGGATGGCTTTGACTCCGTCGCCGTGCCCGATAAGAAGACGGGCACGGTGGAGGAGTACATCGCGGCAAATACGCGGGAGGCCATCGCCTCGCTGGCGCAGATGAGCGTGATGGAGGTGCATCCGTGGGGATCGCTGGCGAAGAATCTCGAGAGGGCAGATCGGTTGATCTTCGATCTCGATCCGGATGAGGCTTTGAGTTGGGTGGAACTGGCCGGGGCTGCGGAAGATGCGAAGGAGCGGCTCGAAGCGCTGGGGCTGCGGAGCTTTGTGAAGACGACCGGAGGCAAGGGGCTGCATGTGGTGGTGCCCATCGTGGCCGAGATGGAGTGGCCGGAGGTGAAGGATTTTTGCCATCGGCTGGTGCTCGAGATGGAGCGCGGGAATCCAGAGCTGTACCTGACGAAGATGACCAAGGCCGCTCGGGTGGGGAAGATTTATCTGGATTATCTGAGGAATGAACGCGGGGCTACGGCGGTGGCTCCGTACTCGCCACGGGCGCGGGCTTATGTGGGGGTGGCGATGCCGCTCGATTGGTCGGAGTTGAAGGTGAAGGAACGGCCGGTGTATCGGGTGGGCGGCTTTGCGGAGTGGCGGGGACGTTTGGTGGAGGACGCGTGGGAGGAGTTCTTTGCGGTGAAGCAGAGGGTGAGTCCGAAGGCAAGGAAGGCTTTGGGGATGCAGGCGTAG